A part of Saliniradius amylolyticus genomic DNA contains:
- the dnaE gene encoding DNA polymerase III subunit alpha, with protein sequence MADSNFVHLRVHSDFSMVDGLNKIKPILARVKDEQMPAVAITDQVNLCGLVRFYSDAHALGIKPIIGADFWVQSEPMEEQLYRLTLLAMDNTGYQNLTLLISRAYQRGYIQGHPVIDREWLAELNAGLIVLSGGREGDLGAVLAKGNQRLIDEFTAFYQQYFPERFYLELIRTGRPGEEDYLHAAVALAQQAGLPVVATNEVCFIDREGFYAHEVRVSIHDGYALDDKRRPKNYSEQQYLRTPEEMVELFSDIPEAIDNTVEIAKRCNVTVTLGKYFLPQFPTGDLTTEDFLVKKSEEGLQERLEFLFPDSEERAKQRPAYDERLKVELDVINQMGFPGYFLIVMEFIQWSKDNGIPVGPGRGSGAGSLVAYALKITDLDPLEFDLLFERFLNPERVSMPDFDVDFCMDRRDEVIDHVAEMYGRDAVSQIITFGTMAAKAAIRDVGRVMGHPYGFVDKISKLIPGDPGMTLEKAFNEEPRLPEVYEQDEDVKELIDMARILEGVTRNAGKHAGGVVISPTKITDFSPLYCDDEGKNPVTQFDKNDVETAGLVKFDFLGLRTLTIIQWAIDMIQGRSGETIDITAIPLADRASFKLLQNAETTAVFQLESRGMKELIKRLRPDNFEDIIALVALFRPGPLQSGMVDNFIDRKHGREEISYPDPNYQHECLEEILKPTYGVILYQEQVMQIAQVMAGYSLGSADLLRRAMGKKKPEEMAKQRAFFEEGAKNNNIDPDLAMKIFDLVEKFAGYGFNKSHSAAYALVSYQTLWLKTHYPAEFMAAVMSADMDNTDKIVTLVDECHRMGLTVLPPDVNTGQYKFSVNDDGQIVYGIGAVKGVGEGPIEAIISARQADGPFADLFDFCARIDLKRINKRVMEKLVLAGAMDNLGPHRAAIHATLPEAIKAADQHAKAESHGQTDMFGLLVSEPEEVKQAFADVPPWAEKVWLDGERDTLGLYLTGHPINQYRKEISQFCQGRLVDVKPTPKDGKAMAVGLVIDVRVMINKKGRRWGIVTLDDKSARLDVRFFPDAFEEFEELLQKDRILVVSGQVRFDDYSDSNTMTARDVQDIVQAREKNARAIILSLEHEKMDNQVTALQQILTPYKGGSCPVHFHFRHPDAEATLAAGTEWFVTPQDELLHDLKLSIGEHRVTLSYD encoded by the coding sequence ATGGCTGATAGCAACTTTGTGCATTTGCGCGTTCACAGCGACTTTTCCATGGTCGATGGTCTGAACAAGATTAAGCCGATTCTGGCAAGGGTGAAAGACGAACAGATGCCGGCAGTGGCCATCACCGATCAGGTTAATCTGTGCGGACTGGTGCGTTTTTACTCAGACGCCCATGCGCTGGGAATTAAGCCGATCATCGGAGCCGACTTCTGGGTTCAGAGTGAGCCTATGGAGGAGCAGCTTTATCGCCTGACCTTGCTCGCCATGGATAATACCGGCTATCAGAATCTGACTTTGTTGATTTCCCGAGCTTACCAACGTGGTTATATTCAGGGCCATCCGGTGATTGACCGTGAGTGGCTGGCAGAATTGAACGCCGGGCTTATCGTGCTGTCCGGTGGTCGTGAAGGAGATTTGGGCGCGGTGCTTGCAAAGGGCAACCAACGCCTGATTGATGAGTTTACTGCGTTTTATCAGCAATACTTTCCCGAACGCTTTTATTTGGAGCTGATTCGTACCGGTCGACCCGGTGAGGAAGACTATTTGCATGCTGCGGTGGCACTCGCCCAACAAGCTGGCCTGCCGGTAGTGGCCACCAATGAGGTATGTTTTATCGATCGTGAGGGGTTCTATGCCCACGAGGTGCGGGTCTCCATTCACGATGGTTATGCTTTGGATGATAAGCGCCGACCGAAAAATTACTCAGAGCAGCAATATTTGCGCACACCTGAGGAAATGGTGGAGCTTTTCAGCGATATTCCTGAGGCCATCGACAATACGGTGGAGATTGCCAAACGTTGTAATGTCACCGTGACCTTAGGGAAGTACTTCCTGCCCCAGTTTCCAACGGGCGATCTGACTACCGAAGACTTTTTGGTGAAAAAGTCTGAAGAGGGATTGCAAGAGCGGTTAGAGTTTCTATTCCCAGACTCCGAAGAGCGAGCCAAGCAGCGTCCTGCATACGACGAACGCTTAAAGGTGGAACTGGATGTTATCAATCAGATGGGCTTTCCCGGCTACTTCCTGATCGTTATGGAGTTTATCCAGTGGAGTAAGGATAACGGTATTCCGGTAGGGCCTGGGCGGGGCTCGGGCGCCGGTTCCCTGGTGGCTTATGCCCTTAAGATCACCGACCTGGATCCGCTGGAGTTCGACCTGCTGTTCGAGCGCTTCTTAAACCCCGAGCGGGTCTCCATGCCGGACTTCGACGTGGACTTTTGTATGGATCGCCGCGATGAAGTCATCGACCACGTGGCCGAGATGTACGGACGGGACGCGGTGTCCCAGATCATCACCTTCGGCACTATGGCGGCGAAGGCAGCCATCCGCGATGTGGGCCGGGTGATGGGTCACCCGTATGGGTTCGTGGATAAGATCTCCAAATTAATCCCGGGCGATCCGGGAATGACTCTCGAAAAAGCCTTCAACGAGGAGCCACGTCTGCCCGAAGTCTATGAGCAGGATGAAGATGTGAAAGAGCTCATTGACATGGCGCGTATTCTCGAAGGGGTCACTCGGAACGCCGGTAAACACGCCGGAGGCGTGGTGATCTCGCCCACCAAGATTACCGATTTCTCACCACTGTATTGTGATGATGAAGGAAAAAATCCGGTTACCCAGTTCGACAAGAACGATGTGGAAACCGCGGGGCTGGTCAAATTTGACTTCCTCGGCCTGCGTACCCTGACGATTATTCAGTGGGCCATCGATATGATCCAGGGGCGTAGCGGTGAAACCATTGATATAACAGCCATTCCGCTGGCCGACCGAGCCAGCTTTAAGTTGCTGCAAAACGCCGAGACTACCGCCGTGTTCCAGCTGGAATCCCGCGGAATGAAGGAACTCATCAAGCGACTTCGGCCGGATAACTTCGAAGATATTATCGCCCTAGTGGCTCTGTTCCGGCCGGGTCCCTTACAGTCGGGCATGGTGGATAATTTTATCGATCGTAAGCACGGTCGTGAGGAAATTTCCTATCCGGATCCTAACTATCAACACGAGTGTTTAGAGGAGATTCTCAAGCCCACCTACGGCGTCATCCTGTATCAGGAGCAGGTGATGCAAATCGCCCAGGTGATGGCCGGGTATAGCCTGGGGAGCGCCGACTTGTTACGTCGGGCCATGGGTAAGAAAAAGCCTGAGGAAATGGCCAAGCAGCGCGCCTTCTTTGAGGAGGGGGCCAAGAATAACAACATCGATCCAGATCTGGCGATGAAGATCTTCGATCTGGTGGAAAAATTTGCCGGTTATGGGTTCAACAAGTCCCACTCCGCCGCCTATGCCTTGGTGTCGTATCAGACCCTGTGGCTTAAGACACACTACCCTGCTGAGTTTATGGCCGCGGTCATGTCGGCGGATATGGACAATACCGATAAGATTGTAACTCTGGTAGACGAATGCCACCGGATGGGGCTGACGGTGTTGCCACCGGATGTGAACACCGGTCAGTATAAGTTCTCGGTTAATGATGACGGTCAGATCGTCTACGGCATCGGTGCGGTGAAAGGCGTGGGAGAGGGCCCTATTGAGGCCATCATCAGTGCTCGTCAGGCCGATGGTCCTTTTGCCGACTTGTTCGACTTTTGCGCCCGTATCGATCTTAAACGCATCAACAAGCGCGTGATGGAGAAGTTGGTACTGGCCGGGGCCATGGATAATTTAGGCCCTCACCGGGCCGCGATTCATGCCACCTTGCCTGAGGCGATTAAGGCGGCGGATCAACACGCCAAGGCAGAGTCTCATGGTCAGACCGATATGTTTGGTCTGCTGGTCAGTGAACCCGAAGAGGTCAAGCAGGCCTTTGCCGATGTCCCGCCCTGGGCTGAGAAGGTCTGGCTGGACGGTGAACGAGATACCCTGGGCCTTTATCTGACCGGTCATCCTATCAATCAATACCGCAAGGAAATCAGCCAGTTCTGTCAGGGGCGTCTGGTGGATGTGAAGCCCACTCCCAAAGACGGTAAAGCCATGGCCGTGGGGCTGGTCATCGATGTACGGGTGATGATCAACAAGAAGGGGCGTCGTTGGGGGATAGTGACTCTGGATGATAAGAGTGCCCGTCTGGATGTACGCTTTTTCCCCGATGCCTTCGAAGAGTTTGAGGAACTGCTGCAAAAAGACAGAATTTTGGTAGTATCTGGACAGGTCCGCTTTGATGACTATTCTGATAGCAATACAATGACGGCCCGCGACGTACAGGACATCGTGCAAGCGCGGGAAAAGAACGCCAGAGCAATCATCCTGAGCCTGGAACACGAGAAAATGGACAATCAGGTGACGGCACTGCAGCAGATTCTGACGCCCTACAAAGGGGGCAGTTGTCCGGTGCATTTTCATTTCCGTCATCCGGACGCCGAGGCAACACTGGCAGCCGGAACGGAATGGTTTGTCACCCCTCAGGATGAATTATTGCACGACCTGAAGCTATCCATAGGTGAACATCGGGTGACGTTAAGCTACGACTGA
- the accA gene encoding acetyl-CoA carboxylase carboxyl transferase subunit alpha: MSLNYLTFEQPIAELDAKIEELRLVNQGGEFDVGLEEEITRLKEKSAELTKKIFSDLGAWQVSQLARHPLRPYTLDYIPRLFSEFDELAGDRAFADDKAIVGGLAKLDEQPVMVIGHQKGRDTQEKVKRNFGMPKPEGYRKALRLMQMAERFNLPIVTFIDTPGAYPGVGAEERGQSEAIARNLKEMAELDVPVICTVIGEGGSGGALAIGVGDRVNMLQYSTYSVISPEGCASILWKSADKAPLAAEAMGVSAGQIKELGLINAIVDEPLGGAHRDYETMAGNLKAVLKQQLAQLQKLDKSELKSQRYDRLMSFGYC, translated from the coding sequence ATGAGTTTAAATTATCTGACCTTCGAGCAGCCAATTGCTGAGCTGGACGCAAAAATTGAAGAGTTAAGGTTGGTCAATCAGGGCGGCGAATTTGATGTCGGTCTGGAAGAGGAAATTACTCGTCTGAAAGAGAAAAGCGCAGAGCTGACCAAGAAGATCTTCAGTGATCTGGGCGCCTGGCAGGTATCACAATTGGCTCGTCACCCCCTGCGTCCCTATACGCTGGACTATATCCCCCGTTTATTCAGTGAGTTTGATGAGTTGGCAGGCGACCGCGCCTTTGCCGATGACAAAGCTATTGTCGGCGGTTTGGCGAAGCTGGATGAGCAGCCGGTGATGGTGATTGGTCATCAAAAAGGACGGGATACCCAGGAAAAGGTGAAGCGCAACTTCGGTATGCCGAAGCCTGAGGGGTATCGTAAAGCCTTGCGTCTGATGCAGATGGCCGAGCGTTTTAACCTGCCTATTGTGACCTTTATCGACACGCCGGGCGCTTATCCGGGCGTGGGTGCCGAGGAACGTGGTCAGAGTGAAGCCATCGCCCGTAATCTTAAAGAAATGGCCGAGCTGGACGTACCGGTGATCTGCACCGTCATCGGCGAGGGGGGGTCCGGTGGTGCCCTGGCCATTGGTGTGGGTGACAGGGTGAACATGTTGCAGTACTCCACCTACTCGGTAATTTCGCCGGAAGGCTGCGCTTCTATCTTGTGGAAAAGCGCCGATAAGGCGCCGCTGGCTGCAGAAGCCATGGGTGTCAGCGCCGGGCAAATCAAAGAGCTGGGCCTTATCAATGCTATCGTCGACGAGCCTTTAGGTGGGGCCCATCGCGATTATGAAACCATGGCTGGCAACCTCAAGGCTGTGTTGAAACAACAGTTAGCGCAGTTGCAGAAGCTGGACAAGAGCGAGCTTAAATCCCAACGCTATGACCGGCTGATGTCCTTCGGCTACTGCTAA
- the rnhB gene encoding ribonuclease HII → MSQAVSALIAGVDEVGRGPLVGDVVTAAVILQPDRPIEGLTDSKALSEKRREALFDIIQTQALCWNVGRATPAEIDQMNILSATMLAMERAVEGLSHQPQHVLVDGNRCPNWSYSSEAVVKGDSRVAAISAASILAKVTRDREMQQLEQDYPGYGFAQHKGYPTKQHLQSLSELGPTPFHRLSFKPVQKALEAHRGVSNG, encoded by the coding sequence ATGAGCCAAGCAGTATCTGCCTTAATTGCCGGTGTGGATGAGGTGGGTCGCGGTCCACTGGTGGGAGACGTGGTCACCGCGGCAGTGATCCTGCAGCCGGACAGACCTATCGAGGGCCTGACAGACTCCAAGGCCTTGTCAGAAAAAAGACGAGAAGCATTGTTCGACATCATTCAGACTCAGGCATTGTGTTGGAATGTAGGCCGGGCGACTCCCGCCGAAATCGACCAGATGAATATCCTGAGTGCTACCATGCTGGCCATGGAGCGGGCTGTTGAGGGCTTAAGTCACCAGCCGCAACACGTGTTAGTGGATGGCAACCGCTGCCCAAACTGGTCGTACTCCAGTGAGGCGGTGGTCAAAGGTGACAGCCGGGTAGCGGCCATCTCTGCCGCCTCGATTCTGGCTAAGGTAACGCGGGACAGAGAAATGCAGCAACTCGAGCAGGACTATCCCGGCTATGGCTTTGCACAGCACAAGGGGTACCCCACCAAGCAACATCTTCAGAGCCTGTCGGAGTTGGGACCAACGCCTTTTCATCGTCTGAGTTTTAAACCGGTTCAAAAAGCGCTCGAAGCTCATCGCGGAGTATCTAATGGCTGA